CATGGTGCAAGGTTGGACAGCGTAGCATTTCAAACTAGGACTGTTCGCTAGCTGGTTGATCGCTGCTAGTTAGGgcattgtttttttgtttttttctctcggtTGCTAGTCGGCGTTGCAAGCAGTTGGCGGCTGGCACGGATTCGCCATTCGGGAAATGAGAGACGAGTTGCTTCTTGTAGCAAGCGAACGAACACGTTTTCGCCTCCCCCAGATGTGGCGAATTCGGAAACAATGCATTCAATTGTGAAACTGGGGAGAATTGGAATTGGCATCAGAATTAGCATCATAATTACAATCACACAATCTTGCCGTTCGAAAGCAGCCCAGCTATATGTAAAACAATGCAAGACACAACGACCACAGACACAAGGCCAGCTGCTACCGCCTTAGTGAGACCCCCGGGGTGCGACGCTTGCGGCTGCTGCCAGAGGCTAAAATACCTAGAAGGTGGCTAGCGTGTGGCTCGTGTCACCTCGCTTCCTGCATACTGCTGCAGACTGCGCTAGAGCCTCCACATGCCACATGCAGCCACAGAATTCTACATGTCTTAGATGCATGTCTCTTCTTATCGATGCGTTCAGAGCCCCACCCAATATCTTGCTCAAGCACTGTGTCTTACTGTATTGCTCCCACCTTGATAGACGCCGGTAGAAATAGGCCTGCTCCCACCACTTTCGCCCAGTTTCCATCGATTCTGCTCTTCACATCTTTTGTATCAATCAATCAGTTCTTTGTTCATTCTTGTTTGCGGTCGTTGCCTAATCTTGCCGCTTTGTGTGCAGGACTTGGCAACAAACATCTGTTCAGTTTCAGCAAATCCTACCTTTGAACACATTCGCCTACACAGCAATCAGCTTTTTTACTCCTTGCTCTCAACTCGACTCTCAACTCTCGATTCTCAACTCTCACAACCCTTCTTTAGAGACTTGTCAACCTCTCTAAAGATACGCACACCAACACACGCACTCTTATCGCCTGTGCTTGTGTCTGTTGTCGTAAGCTCACACCAAGCAGAGAAGACATGACCCTAACAAAGCAGGCTCGTCTTCGCAACCCCGACGACTTCCCGACCCTCCAACTCTTTCTCCTCGGTAAGTTCCGCTTTAATGAAAGAACCAGCAATGCGCTTCGCAGCCGAGACTAACCCAGCTCCTCAGCCATTGTTCGCCTTGCCGAACCAATCGCTCTCACTTCCATCTTCCCCTATGCCTGGGCTCTAGTCAAGAGATTCAAGATCGGAAACGAACAAGATGCCTCCTTTTACTCGGGtcttctcatctcctccttctccctcgcCGAAGCCCTCATGGGCATGTATTGGGGCGGTTTATCTGACCGTATCGGTCGCAAACCAGTCCTGATGCTCGGCTGTGTGGGGACCATGCTCAGCATGATCATGGTAGGATTCGCCTCTAATATCTGGATCGCGTTGGTTGGACGCGCGATAGGGGGGCTCCTCAACGGCAACATCGGCGTCATTCAAACCATGGTCGGTGAGCTCGTCACAAAACCCGAGCATGAGCGTAAGCTATTCCCCCTTCCAGTGTTCAATCATAAAGATGGCTAACATAAATTCCCAGCGCGCGCCTTCTCCGTCATGCCCTTTGTGTGGAGCATTGGAACCATCATTGGTCCTTGCATTGGCGGAACCTTTGCCGACCCTCACGAGTCCTGGCCCAATGCTTTCCCCAAGGGTTCTCTGTTCGAGCGATACCCCTATCTGCTGCCCAACCTGCTTTGCGCtgctctcttgtttctcaGCATCGTCATGGGCTTTCTCCTCCTGGAGGAAACTCACCCGGACATGCAGCCTCGAATTTCCCTTCCAGCAGACACCTATGTCTCAGAAGAGACTCCGCTGTTGGAGACCTCAGACGCCATAAAGCGACCGGCAGTTGATTTGCGTGCCGAGACCTATGGAACCATTcgaggcggcagcagcagcagcggggAGTGTCCAGAGAACAACTCGAACGAGATGGCtatggaaaagaagatgcccaCCACTATTTGGAACAAGCGCATCGTCGGCTTCATTATCTCTTTGTGCATCTTCACCTACCACTCGATGACCTACGACCACCTCATGCCAATCTTCTTTGAAGACGAGCGAGTTTCGGTAAATACCTTCTCCAAGTTTGGTGCTCTTTCACCCTTCTATTCTCCCGGAGGCTTGGGCCTTTCCCTTCGAGATGTGGGAATGATCATGGCTGTCAACGGAGCTATAGCTCTGTTCGTCCAAGCTGTCATCTTCCCCCTGGCAGCCGAAAAGTTTGGTGTATACCGACTTTTCCTCATTGTCACAGTCCTACACCCCATCATTTACGCTATTGTCCCTCTTCTACTTTACGTCCCCgattcccttcttttcccctccattTACTTGTGCCTTGCTGTACGCAACGTACTTTCCATCACCCTTTATCCCCTTCTCCTTATCCTGATCAAAGGAGCCACCCCTTCTGCGAGTGCCCTGGGCAAAGTCAACGGCTTGGCCGCCAGCGCTGGCGCTGCCTGCCGCATGATTGCGCCACCAGTCGCAGGCTATCTCTACACACTGGGTAGCCAGGTGGACTGCACTGCCTTACCATGGTTTTGCAGCTCCCTAGTTGCCATTTTCGGTGCTGTTCAATGCTTCTCCGTCCCTCGAGATCGTAGTTGTCAACGATCCAAGGAAGACGCTGAGGAACAAAATCACACTGTCACGCCCACTGAAGTTTCAGTCGAGGATGTGGAGTGAAGAAAACGCAATCATAAAATGATtttttaaaagaaaagaaagaatgcATATGAGAGAAATGATAAACGGCATCCTCTTAGTAGGAGCCGTCACATTTATACAAGACACCCTGCAAGTTGCAGTGGTGGATAAGTTAATTTTGATGAACAGGTTTACGCACGAGTCAACCGGCGTTCACTTTCCGCAGAAGAGGTTCAGAATGGATATATACCCAATGGTTCATGTTCAGATTGGTTGGTAAAGGGTTCGGTGGAAGAGTACAAATGATATCCAAAAAGGCGCATGTACATAAATTGCTTTGGCGTATGGATCGCGCATTTGTCGGCGTTTTGGGGCTTGGAAAAGTGTGTATTTATCCCGGtacttttttattctctctcttgtcccCAAAGAATGAAGGGGACTAGATAGCATTAGAGACTAGAAAAGATAGTATATGATGATGCTTGTACAAATCTTCATTTAccttgttcctttttctgtttctcgtTTGGGTGGTGAGGTGACTGAGACAGTGCTGCCACTACGAGTAGAGCTCTACTCGACGCTTCTTGACCGGAGCACAGAAAAAGTtaaggaaaaaataaaaataaaaacacAAATTGATAACAAATGAGATTTTTGACATGAAATATTAGTTCATAAATGGTGAAACTTCTAGAATTTCATGTTGTCGTGCTGATCCTGTTGGCAAGTACAAATTTTGGGCTACTAAATCAAGGCTCCAAGATTTTGCACAAAATTTTGTCACTCATCAAAATTTCAAGCCCAATGCGCCaccctcatcttcaataaAAATACACACATTCTCGCGTGCACCTTCAACAACACAAACGAAGGGGGATATACATTATCATATAATCCCCTTCATCGCATATTCTCTTCCagataaaacaaaataatTGTGTGCCCGGTTCAACAATGAGCATCGACCAGCTCGCCGACCAGATCGAGCAGGCCATGAGCCTCGCTGACCAAATGCCCGCTGATGGAACGGGACCTGcgcttcctcctcagctGGCCTTGAACCGCAACAGGACCGCCGAGGAGGTTCTCGCAGACCTAAACAAATCGCCGCTGTTcatgacggagatggaggagaacGACGACATCGCCGCGCTGCAGGCCCTAGCATACGAAGGCACGGCGCTGGAAAACGCGGCGGACTTCAAGGAGCGCGGCAACGAGTGcttcaaggtcaagggctACAAAGACGCCAGCGAGTTCTACGGCAAGGGCATCGCGGTGCTCTTCGTCGAGGAGCGGAAGAGGAGCCATGGTGAAATCACAAAGCATCCCGAGACCGGGGAGCCCGACTCCGAGGATGAGATCCGCCAGCAGAAGGAGATGCTCGAGGCCATGTACGTGAACCGCGCGGCGTGCCACCTGGAGATGCAAAACTAccgcagctgctggacggaCTGCGCGGCGGCGCTGCGGCTCAACCCGCGCAACGTCAAGGCGTACTATCGGAGCGGAAAGGCGCTGCTGGCGGTGGATCGCATCGAGGAGGCCGACGACGTGTGTGCGAGAGGGTTGGCGATTGAGCCGGAGAATAAGGCGCTGCGGAGTGTCgcagatggcatcatcaagcgTGCCACGACGCTCAACGAGCTGAAACGAAAGGCAGCGGAAAGAgaagcgaagaagcagcgTCGAGCACTGCTCCTCAAGACGGCTATTGCTGCGCGGGGGATAAAGATGCGGACGACGGAGCAGCCGCCGGAGATGGAGGACGCAAAAGTTAGACTGATACCGGATGAAGACGATCCTTCGTCCGAGCTGGCGTTCCCCACGGTGTTGCTGTATCCGCTCCACTTGGAATCtgatttcatcaaggccTTTCATGAGACGCATTCTCTGGAGGACCACCTAAGTTATATATTCCCCTTGCCGTGGGATAACGAGGGACAGTATACTCTTGCGGGAGTGACGTGCTACATCGAGACGAAAGAAGGTGGTCTGATTaagatgggcaagaaggTTCCCCTGTTGAAGGTGTTGAGTGGCGGCAAAGTTGAGGTTGTGGATGAAGTGGTGAGGATTTTTGTACTGCCGACTTCAAAGGCGGAGGGGTGGGTCAAGGAGTTtaaagagaagagagcagcagagagaggagaacACAGGTGATATGATTTGATGATGGTTtaaatgaaaaaaaaaaaaaaattggttTAGAGATGGCGTTTAAAATTGCTCAGTGAAAAGAtatcaaggagaagggggTAACATCAAGATCATATGTGGGAAATGTGAATCCAATATTCtaaaagaagagaatcgAAACCTACATCGAGACTACTAcatcttgtcaatcttgACGAAAACTTGAAATACAACATACAAAAAAGCATAACCAAAAACACCTCTCCAAAAAGATGACCCAAAAACAATCTGATTGCAAGCGCCAGTCCTGCGGGTATCTTGAAACGAGCAATACGTAGATCAATGTCCCCAATGGCAACTTCATCACGTTCCCCATTTTTGGCAGTCTaaccagcatcatccagtCGTTAAAAGGAATGGGCCTTTGGTCGTTTCTTCTGGTGACGTCGTTCAGAAAAGTCGTCGTCCGATGTTTCCACCGCTATCGTGGAGGAATATTCTGCCGCTCGAGGTTCTCTATGCAGACTTagcagtgctgctgctgctctaAAATGCTCCAGTTCTAGTTGTGGCCGTCTCTCCTGGTTTGCTTCCATAAGCGGAGCAGGCGAATACGCTGTTCCAGCCTCGTTATGAGCTCGTCTACGCCGCTTCGGTCTCCATTTCTCAACATGATTTCTCTCAGATTCACTCGTCTCGGTTCGTGTGGACACATCGAAGAAAGAGCCCGGTGGCTGGAAAAGCTTAGGATCAAGAACAGATCGACCAGTCATGTTCATGCTCATTCTAGAAAAGTGATTGACTTCGCGGGCTTCGCATGCTGTACTCGGAGCCGAAGTTGCCATGGGATGGTAACCGACGGTAGCCTCAGGAATCGAGGTGATCAAACGCTGAGAACGCGGAATTTGAGGGCGTGACGGTAGTCTGAAAGAGGGCGTTGGCTGGCTTTCCCGTTTGCCACGCAGGGGATAGTCTCCAAGCACCAGAGGGCCACGTATTCCACCGACAGCCTTTACAATTCGATTTCCTTGTCCCTGTCCATACCGAAACCGTGCGACGTCTTCAGTGGCTTGCATGATGACCAGTCGACTGATCACCATATCATTGTAATAAGGAGAGTCGGAAGGAGTACACTGAGAGGGAAATGATGGGCCAAAGAGCGGTATCAATGCACCCGCAATTCTCGTGCAAAAAGTCGCACATACCGCTCTTGCACATGGATATGGCATCCAATATCCTATGAATAAAGCGAAGTATGAGCATTCCATATTGATACTGGATTCTTTCCGGGCATACCTTGAGCTGACACGGCGCCTCCGGTGATACTAGGCGATATGTCTCTTAATCCCGGGTTTCTATCCAGCATCTGGGAGGGTTTGGTCTAATCACTATCAGTAGAGCACCTAAATGAGTAGTATAGATGGCAAAGGGGGAGGAAACGCAACGCCATACCTTTGCATACCCCAAACATTTGAAGAATGGAGTCATGCGAACAAGGCCAACATTATAATCCCACATGACGGTGTAGGTTGTCTCGTTGTAGGAGAACTCATACTTGAAAACTATAATCAAGTCTCGTCAGCCCCTTTTTTCAAGCAAAAAGTAACCTGTCTCAAGAAAGAACCTCACCTTCAATGCTCTCTCTTCCCGTCTTCTCGAAAAAGTCTTTCTTTGAGCTACTGTAAGGAATATGGTCGCAACTCTGTCGTATCTGTCCAAACGGACTGACTTGAAACCTTTGAACCTCTCGATACGATGCTTGGTCGACATCTTCGAAGGGGGGGAAATTGATTGGCCCCTGTAACTTCGGCTTGGGCATAGGGTCGGCGTTTCCCTGTGCTTTCGCCTTTTGGATAGGCATTGACCCATCTGTCGTCACTCGTAATGCTCCTGACAGCAATGGTGTCGATGGTTTTGCCAACACTGGATCAGACTGTCGGAAACCAGGCTCAGGCTGCCCAGACAAAGCAGGATTCATAATAGAATGCAGAGGTAGCATCTTGTGCCCAGTGTTTGTAGGCATCCTACGATATGGCTTGGATGCAGGACCAGCGCAGCCAACCAATTCAGAAGCCTGAGCGTATGCGACAATGTCGGGCAAATGatacccttcttcttgggaaTGGAGGAAAAGGTGTAGTGTATAGTTTTAATAAAGTTCCAAATGATTTATCACTGGCAATAAGAGCAGTCGAAGGCAGCATGGAGACTTCCAGCACCTCAGGCTCTCTGGCTTGGCAAACAAGAATGAGAGGACAGTCACTTTTGACGTAGAAATTGTCCAATAAAGGGACCTGGGCTTGCTTGTCTGTCAACAACGGGCCACAAATCCGGGGCACAGAGGAGCTGCGGGGATCTAGACGTTAAACAGTCAGCGGTGCAGCCACCGATCAAGTGCTTCTTAGATGAAGTTTGCGTCCCAGGCTTCCAAGACAAGGTTTCCAGATTCTAGCGCTCGGATTCTGGCCTTCAGTACGCATAAGCCTCTCTATTCCTGCGTTTGTAAATCTCCACTGCGGCCAGAGCGTCAAAAGCACTCCGCAGTCGACCCCGGGTACAAGTTGGCGGGCCAGGAGATGAGATTCCAAAATTATCTCGCCGCAGATTGCAAAATGTGGTTTCCGGTGTCCTTCATTTACTGTAGTCGGGTTCAattcgattcgattcgattgCTAGAGAAGATTGGTTTTCGCCAAGTCTGGTGAACGGCGAATGGGCCGcatcttgttgctgctggtgaggACCATCTAGAAGCCGTGTATTTGAAGGTTCAAGATAGCCACCTGAGTTCCAGCCCAGATCTTATCCATACTTCCAACGGCAAACTAAGAGGAAATGCGCTACAGTGTTCCCGATTACGCTACGAAAGCGCGAGAAAAATCGGCTTCTCTGTGATCCAAACTCAGCCAGCGGTAACACTTGGACATCATTCTGTTCAGATACCTGCTCGAGGGCATGCTAATCTGTTATCTCAGGCCAAGGTCACCGCTACCACTGCAGACAACCGTATTATTGAgtgggagatgatgttaCTCTAGATGAGGCGTTCCGGAAAGTCGCTTAGAAGAGCAAATGGGTTCGACGAACGCAAATACCGGCTGCCGCACGCATTTCAGAGGAGTCATCTGTTTGAATGTCATATTTTATCCGTTGAGAGAGGCGGCTATCGGTACGGGTAGCCGCATCGGCGGCATCACCAGTCAGCTATCCCCCAGTCCATTGCGGCCTTTACGAAGCACGGGAGAGAGTCAGAGGCTGGCCTGTGTTCCAGCTATCCGTTGACATCTTTCCAAGTATGACAGGATACCTTCGAATTGGCCACGTGTTGGGGACGCGGCATCATATGGTTTGATGTCTGCCTTGACGGATATGTTCTTTGAGCGAGAAAATCTTATATGTAACCTTATTCCTTGCCCTGGTGAGTTTTGTCCACAATGAGATCATCAGAGTTGCCACTGCGAGCGAACTTTGACCAGATCAACAAGACGGGCTTGTAGGGTGAAGAAGCCGGCAGGTCAACGAACCTGTAGCCACGGCCAACCATACTTCTTTTTGAGTCGACAGTCAACCAAAGTCGAAAGAAGCAAAGTAATCGTGGTTTCCATTCAATATTTCAACTCATTCCAAATCGGAGTCGACGTAGAGCAGTGTGTGCGTACAGATTCCGGGAAATTCTCCGATGATGCACAAGTTTAATCATCTCGTGAATCCGTCTCGGTAGCAAAGAGTCCGAACAAAGGAGTGgttgagaaaaaaatccGGTTTATTTAATCATACTGTCGATTCAATTATATGTCGGCAACGAGAATTGCTGTCAAAAACGCAATGCGATGTCTGTTATCCAACACTGCTGAGCTTTCCTCTGCCAGGCACGGTTCTCATCAGATAACTATGGTGCAGGTAATTTTTGTTGCACAAATTCTCGGCATCGAGCAGGTGCATCAGAGGACTCATGCAGCTCTCCAGGACGATTCTGAATCAGGAGTAGTGTGCTCAACGAGTTCGAGTCAAGCTTGATGGGATACCAATTGCGCCTGTCAACGCCTGTTATCATGAATAAGCAGGCAGATTGTCCCGGCCCGATAGCTCGGCATGCAACCATCATTTCCTCGTACTATTTATTTGTTCCCATCTCATCACGAAATGGAACGTGGAAGACGGAAGCCCGGCGGGAGTGCCATGCCTCGGCAAAGGCTAATAACCAATTTTAAAGGTAAGCAGGGGCGTTGCGGCAAACGGATGAGGGTATTGGACGATCTATCTCTCTAGGAGCCACTTCACTGTTTGAAACCAAATAGATGCTAATGGAAATATTGGCCGTGGAATGTCAATCGAACGTTCATGCACGTAGGTAAATATGACTGTCGTTGTACAAAGGTCCATCTACATCCACAGCAGAGACTCTGGCGGGGGAGTTTCATATGATGGCACAGTAATCAAGTCGTACGCGGGACGTTGAAGGAACCTACAGGTATTATGCCGTATTCTCTGCAAAGAAACTGAAGCTATAACGGATGTTTGCATACCTCGATGTAAACGCCCTGTGCTCTGCATGGCACCGTCTTTTTACCTAGGCCACAAGGTCCCAGTCACACTTTCCAGACGTTATAACGGATCAATATTCGAAAGGCATATCTCATTCGCAACCGCTGGCTAATCGGTCCTCGTTTGAtgaggcgaagaagctggtcGGGAAGTGACTCCATCGAAAGGCACATTCCAGAAATTAAGGGCCACCAGTCCAGCAGGGCCATGCAGATAGAGTACCCTTAAGCGCTGACCATGATAGAAATGGGTCTCTCTTGATTCAATATTATCCAACCGGCAGGGGAGGATAATTGCTGTCGTGATTCGTGCCACAGTAACACTGTCACCCAAGTCAGGCTTTCATGTTTGCTGAACCGGTCAAGGAAATTTCCAGGGTAGGGGAAATCCAACAACCAATAACACAGACGTCTGCAACATATCATCACCAACGTGCGTAAAAATCAGTTTTGGTATGTTTGGGATATCATGATGTGATGCTTTTGATCACTTCATCGATTGGATTTTGGCAATTGGACTTTGGTTGTTGTGTCGAGTTGAATTCCAACAAACACGCACGTCCTGTTTGCGGCTGACATTTGGGAAGTTGAGTGTTGCACAAACAGTATTGAAAGCTTTGTTCAACGAAAGACCAACAAATTTTAGAAAGACAATTTGAGTGATTCTTGATAGAATCCTTAAAGACTTTGAGTATGCTTCTTCATTAGATAAGTAGCAGTAAAGCTTGATGTAAAATTAAATGCGAATGGTAGAACGTGAAGCCAGGAAAGATTAATGTTTGTTCTATGGCAAGCACGTAGagggtactcgtactttgtTTGGTTACTGTGCAGGTACCGGCTAGCGTTTGGACCGCCAAGTGGTACCTCTACCGCATCTCACTCAAGGCTCATCGCCGAGTACCTTGATAGGTCGGCCATCTCACTTGTGCCTCAGGCAGCAAAAACGCGCTCCACTATCGGATCAGCGCTAGCCCCGATGCGGCATTCTGCGACAAAGCGATAGCCAGGTCGCGTCCATCAAAGGATCGATTATTTGTTTACGCGGGgctcaacaacaaaaaattATCACCGCCTTTACCAGCATCGCTCTTTACTTTGGCCTTTCCATGTGACTTGGGCCCTTTTCTAATTCGATCCGGGTCACGGCCgctccctttttctctcctttgcgACACTGCTCGCGAGCCGTTCCAGCCGTTTGGCTCAACTCTCCTTTGTCACAGCCGCGTGTCTCAAGCCCTGCCTCATCCTTGTCGACGACTTTATCGAGTACCCTGTTTGTGCGCCCGAGATCATCTACGACTGTACGATTTCCCGTCAGCTCTCAGCTGAGAGATACCGAGATCATGGATTCCGACGATGACTCTGTCTTCGCTATCGAAGATGATTCCGAGGGATATGTCCCAAAGCCCGTAAGTTACTCTGGGTCCCTTTCGAGGCTCCTATATCGGTGCTGCACGGAGATGCGATTCGATGCGCCGCTCTGCTGTTGGGTTATGTGATGTGACTTTGCATTTCCCATTCACTTTCGCACGTGTAGCTTCAGCACGGATTCACTCTCGTCTCACTCTTTCACATCTCGACCCCGCCCCTTcaactcttcctcttccatcacctCCACCCACGCACGACTCAACATATCAACTCTACGAGCAACACTATCATCCCACATCTGCGTCGGCTTAACCTCGTGTGTTTATCCCGCAGTGGCTAACGTCTCTACTATAGaaagccaaggctgccgcGAAGCCAGCTGCCAAAAAGATGGTGCAAACCACGTTAAAATCAAAACCAGCGCCGAAGAAGCGCCCCATCATGGAaagcgatgaagacgacgaggaccCGAGTGCCTCATCTGGCTTCTCCAACACTCCGCCAACCGCTAAGAAGCAGAAGACGGCAGCTCCACCGAAGAAGTCGGGCGGCAAGCCCCTAGCGGAGCTGGAAAATGACAGCATGATCATCGACGACGAGCCCAAAGACGAGCCCAAGGCTggcgccaagaagaagacagcaACGGAAACGTACCAGAAGCTGACACAGCTCGAGCACATCATCAAACGTCCCGATACGTATATCGGCTCCGTGGAAAAGACAGACCAACAGATCTGGGTCTACAACAAAGAGTCGAAACAGATGGAGTATCGCAACATTACATATGTCCCTGGGTTCTACAAGATCTTTGACGAAATTCTCGTCAACGCTGCCGACAATAAACAGCGTGACAGCTCCATGAGCATGATGAAGGTCACCATTGATCGCGCTACTGGCGAGATTAGTGTTGAGAACAACGGCAAGGGAATCCCCATTGTCATGcacgagaaggaaaaggttTACATTCCTGAGCTCATCTTTGGTCATTTGTTGGCTGGTTCCAACTTTGATGACAACGAGAAGAAAACCGTGGGTGGTCGTAACGGTTATGGTGCGAAGCTGTGTAACGTCTTCAGCACAGAATTCACCCTGGAGTGCCAGGACAGCGAAAACGGAAAACGATACAAGCAGCTATGGACCAACAATATGCAGACCATGCACAAGGCCAAAATTACTTCCAACAAGACATCAGATTTCGTCCGAGTGACCTTCAAGCCGGACTACGCTCGATTTGGAATGGAAGAAGGTATCACAGACGACCTCGAGGCACTGCTCTACCGAAGAGTTTACGACATGGCTGGTACAATGAGAGGTGTCAAAGTTCAACTCAACGGCGAActtatcaagatcaaggactTCAAGGCATACTGCGATCTCTATGCAAAGTCTATTGCAGGCGAGAGGAGCATGGAGGAGGGCGGCAGCCCAACTTGTACTGTCGAAAttgacaaggacaagggccATCCCCGCTGGGAAGTTGGATTCACTGTATCAGATGGCACTTTCCAGCAAGTGTCATTTGTCAACTCGATCGCAACAACGTCAGGAGGTACTCATGTCAACTATATCGCTGACCAGATTACAGCATACCTCCTCAAGGCGGTGACAAAGCTGAGGAAAGGACACGGTTTGAAGCAGGCGCATCTCCGAAACCACATCTTCATTTTCGTCAACTGCTTGGTCGATAACCCTGCGTTCACGTCGCAGACCAAAGAGCAGATGACTACCAAAGCAAGCCAGTTCGGTAGCAAGTGCGCCCTGGGAGAGGATTTCCTGAAGAAGGTGGCCAAATCCGACGCAATCAAAAACATCATGGACTTTGCCGAAAGAAAGGCGGACAAGATGATGGCCAAGAGTGATGGCAACAAGCGCTCTCGAGTGAGCAATGCTAAGCTTGTCGAGGCCAACTTGGCAGGTACTAGACGCGGCCATGAATGCACGCTCATCTTGACCGAAGGTGACTCCGCCAAAGGTCTGGCCGTTTCTGGACGAGCCATCTTGGATCCCGACCGTATCGGCGTTTTCCCGCTTCGTGGTAAGCTTCTCAATGTACGAGAC
This genomic stretch from Trichoderma breve strain T069 chromosome 1, whole genome shotgun sequence harbors:
- a CDS encoding major facilitator superfamily domain-containing protein → MTLTKQARLRNPDDFPTLQLFLLAIVRLAEPIALTSIFPYAWALVKRFKIGNEQDASFYSGLLISSFSLAEALMGMYWGGLSDRIGRKPVLMLGCVGTMLSMIMVGFASNIWIALVGRAIGGLLNGNIGVIQTMVGELVTKPEHEPRAFSVMPFVWSIGTIIGPCIGGTFADPHESWPNAFPKGSLFERYPYLLPNLLCAALLFLSIVMGFLLLEETHPDMQPRISLPADTYVSEETPLLETSDAIKRPAVDLRAETYGTIRGGSSSSGECPENNSNEMAMEKKMPTTIWNKRIVGFIISLCIFTYHSMTYDHLMPIFFEDERVSVNTFSKFGALSPFYSPGGLGLSLRDVGMIMAVNGAIALFVQAVIFPLAAEKFGVYRLFLIVTVLHPIIYAIVPLLLYVPDSLLFPSIYLCLAVRNVLSITLYPLLLILIKGATPSASALGKVNGLAASAGAACRMIAPPVAGYLYTLGSQVDCTALPWFCSSLVAIFGAVQCFSVPRDRSCQRSKEDAEEQNHTVTPTEVSVEDVE